A region of the Coriobacteriia bacterium genome:
TAGTCGAAGCTCCAGCTCAGCGTCTGGTAGTCGTTCGTGCCCGGCGTCTCATACGTCGTCCACGTCTTGCCCTCGTTGAGCGAGAACTGCACGCCAGCGATGGTCTGGCCGAAGTCGTAGGCGTAGCCGCTCAGGCGAACCGGCGTGCCGACCGTACCCTGCACC
Encoded here:
- a CDS encoding molybdopterin-binding protein, encoding MIPQVQGTVGTPVRLSGYAYDFGQTIAGVQFSLNEGKTWTTYETPGTNDYQTLSWSFDYTPERPGTYHFLIRALNDRGEPSPTPSHVTLVVS